GCAAAAAGGCTTGATAATGTATCCGGCAGCGCTATCCGTCAGATATTTTCGCTTCTGGCAGACCCGGATATAATATCCTTTGCGGGAGGGAATCCGGCGCCGGAAAGCTTCCCTAAAGAGGAAATAGCCAAAATCTCACAAAAATCACTTTTGGAAAAAGGCGATACTATCTTACAATACGGCGGAACGCTTGGAATGCCTGCGTTTATAGATGTAGTTGTTGATATGTATAAAAAATACGGCGTTAACGCTTCAAATAATGAGATTATCATAACTACTGGCTCGTCTCAGGGAATAGAGCTTATGAGCAAAGCGTTTTTGAACCCAGGGGACAGCGTACTTGTTGAAAGCCCTACGTTTTTGGGAGCGCTGCAGACTTTTCTTACTTATGAAGCTAACGTAGTTGAAGTTGCTATGGATGATGAGGGCATAATATTAAAAGAGCTTGAAGATGCTATCGTTAAAAACAAACCTAAATTTTTATATACCATTCCTACATTCCAAAATCCAACAGGGAAGACTATGGGCAAAAAACGCCGGCAGGAAGTTTATGACGTATGTAAAAAATATAACGTACTTATATTAGAAGACGACCCATATCGTGAGTTAAGATACAGCGGAGAAAAACTCCCGCTTATAAAGAGCATGGATACGCAGGGCATAGTAGTTAATCTGCTGAGTTTTTCAAAGATAATTTCACCGGGGCTGCGTGTAGGCGCTGTTAATGCTTCTTCTGATATAATTGCAAAGTTTAATATATTAAAACAGGGGATAGACGTGCATACGCCAAACCTTACACAGGAAATAGCCCTTGAGTATGTGAAAGAGGGAATGTTAGACGGACATATAAAAAAAATATGTAAAATGTATACCAAGAAGATCAATGCAATGCAGTCTGCTATAAAAAAATATTTTCCAGAGGAAATAAAAGTTACGCATCCGGACGGTGGGTTATTTATATGGGCGACGCTTCCTGACTATGTAGATGCGGTTGAAGTGTTTAAAGCAGCTGTTAAGGCAAAAGTTGCTTTTGTGCCTGGAACATATTTCTTTGCCGCTGGCGGGCATAAAAACACTCTAAGGCTTAATTTTTCCATGGCCAGCGAAGAAAAGATAAATATTGGAATAGAGAAATTATCTGAAGTAATAAAAACTTTCATATAAGTAAAAAATATATTGTACAAGCCCTCAAATATTGACATTTAATGGGCGTAATACTATAATTTTTACAAATATATATTTTAAAAGCAATGACAAAAAAGAGTAACGTTTATAAGCCTTATTAAAAGAGAGCCGGGCAAGGTGAAAACCGGTATCAGGTTTAAATGTGAACATGGTTTTTGTAGCCGCTTAAGTGAATTTATTAGCTTTAAGCCGTTTTTTGAGCGATACGTTATAATCGCTAACCTAAAGTTGCCGTTAAAAACGGACAAATAGGGTGGTACCGTGTTATTATAATGCCCCTATACCCAAAAGGTTTTAGGGGCTTTTTAAATAAGCAAAGGAATTTAAGGAGACTTATTTATGAAAAAATACTATATTACAACTCCTATCTATTACCCGAGTGATAAACTGCATATAGGTCATGCTTATTGTACTGTGGCCGCAGATGCCATAGCACGCTTTAAACGCCAGCAGGGATACGACGTCATGTTTTTGACGGGGAGCGATGAGCATGGGCAAAAGATAGAGAGAATAGCCAAAGAAAAAAATGTTTCGCCGAAAGAGTATGTAGATTCTATAGTCGAAACGATTAAAGACTTGTGGAGCTTAATGCAGATATCAAACGATGATTTTATAAGGACCACTGATGAGCGGCACGTTAAATCCGTTCAGAAGATGTTTGATAAGCTTTATGAACAAGGCGATATTTATAAAGGTGAATACGAAGGCTGGTACTGCACTCCGTGCGAGGCGTTCTGGTTAGAGAGGCAGTTAGTAGACGGCAAATGCCCGGATTGTGGAAGACCTGTTGAAAAGGCAAGGGAGGAAGCATACTTCTTTAAGATGAGCAAGTATGCGCCAAAATTGATAAAATACATAGAAAGCCATCCTAAGTTCATACAGCCGGAATCCAGAAAGAACGAGATGCTAAATAACTTTTTGCGTCCGGGCTTAGAGGATTTATGTGTAAGCAGGACCTCGCTTAAATGGGGCATACCCGTGGATTTTGATAAAAAGCATGTGGTTTACGTATGGTTGGATGCGCTTTCTAACTACATAACAGCTCTTGGATATTTAGGAGAGGACCAGTCTAAATTTGAAAAATACTGGCCGGCGGATTTGCATCTGGTTGGAAAGGAGATAGTTAGGTTCCATACAATCATATGGCCGATTATGTTAATGGCATTAGGGCTGCCGCTGCCAAAGCAGGTCTTTGGGCATGGCTGGTTAGTCTTAGACGGCGGAAAGATGAGTAAATCCAAAGGAAATGTAGTAGACCCTGTTAAACTTATAGACAGGTACGGCGTTGACGCCATACGGTATTTCTTACTTAGAGAAGTCCCGTTTGGGCAGGATGGTGTGTTTTCAAATGAAGAACTGCTATTCAGGATAAATTCAGACCTTGCAAACGATTTAGGCAACCTGCTTTCAAGGACTATTGCAATGGTGGAAAAATATTTTGACGGAACAGTGCCGGTAAATATAGAAAAGACGGAATTCGACGAAGAGATCGAACAAAAAACGACTTCACTTATGCCACGGATAGTTAAAGATATGGATGCACTTAATATCCCTGAAGCGCTTTCGGATATTTGGGATTTAGTAGGTAGCCTGAATAAATATATAGATTTAACTCGTCCGTGGGTCCTGGCTAAGGATGAAACTAAAAAGAAAAGGCTGGCGTCTGTCATGTATCATTTAGCCGAGGGGCTTAGGATTGTCGGTATAGCGCTTAATCCATTTTTAATGGATACATCAAAAGAGATATTATCAAGACTTGGTGTTAGTGAAGAGTTGCGCGACGTAAAAACAGCAAAATTCGGAAGGCTTGGATCTACAAAAGTTGTTAATGGGAAAGCAATATTCCCAAGGATAGATGTTAAAAAAGAATTAGCAGAATTAGAAGAGATGACAAAAAAACAAGCCGAGGTGGCAAAAAAAGAAACAGAAGAAAAAAAAGAATCTGCTGCAGGTGAAATTTCATATG
The DNA window shown above is from Eubacteriales bacterium and carries:
- a CDS encoding PLP-dependent aminotransferase family protein; its protein translation is MYSFAKRLDNVSGSAIRQIFSLLADPDIISFAGGNPAPESFPKEEIAKISQKSLLEKGDTILQYGGTLGMPAFIDVVVDMYKKYGVNASNNEIIITTGSSQGIELMSKAFLNPGDSVLVESPTFLGALQTFLTYEANVVEVAMDDEGIILKELEDAIVKNKPKFLYTIPTFQNPTGKTMGKKRRQEVYDVCKKYNVLILEDDPYRELRYSGEKLPLIKSMDTQGIVVNLLSFSKIISPGLRVGAVNASSDIIAKFNILKQGIDVHTPNLTQEIALEYVKEGMLDGHIKKICKMYTKKINAMQSAIKKYFPEEIKVTHPDGGLFIWATLPDYVDAVEVFKAAVKAKVAFVPGTYFFAAGGHKNTLRLNFSMASEEKINIGIEKLSEVIKTFI
- the metG gene encoding methionine--tRNA ligase, translated to MKKYYITTPIYYPSDKLHIGHAYCTVAADAIARFKRQQGYDVMFLTGSDEHGQKIERIAKEKNVSPKEYVDSIVETIKDLWSLMQISNDDFIRTTDERHVKSVQKMFDKLYEQGDIYKGEYEGWYCTPCEAFWLERQLVDGKCPDCGRPVEKAREEAYFFKMSKYAPKLIKYIESHPKFIQPESRKNEMLNNFLRPGLEDLCVSRTSLKWGIPVDFDKKHVVYVWLDALSNYITALGYLGEDQSKFEKYWPADLHLVGKEIVRFHTIIWPIMLMALGLPLPKQVFGHGWLVLDGGKMSKSKGNVVDPVKLIDRYGVDAIRYFLLREVPFGQDGVFSNEELLFRINSDLANDLGNLLSRTIAMVEKYFDGTVPVNIEKTEFDEEIEQKTTSLMPRIVKDMDALNIPEALSDIWDLVGSLNKYIDLTRPWVLAKDETKKKRLASVMYHLAEGLRIVGIALNPFLMDTSKEILSRLGVSEELRDVKTAKFGRLGSTKVVNGKAIFPRIDVKKELAELEEMTKKQAEVAKKETEEKKESAAGEISYEDFAKLDLRLATIVSCETIEKSDKLYKLKVKIGDETRQIVSGIKNAYTCEELIGKKIIVIANLKKAKIRGVESFGMLLAAGEGEKLTLMTSDKDLGDGLKVN